The sequence ACCACCATGCGGGAGAATCTGGTCGGCCGCGAGACCAAGGATCGCGAAGTCATCTACCCCTTCGATGCGCCGCTGCAGGAAGACGCAGGCTTCCTTGTCCTGAAGGGCAATCTGTTCGACTTCGCCATCATGAAGACCAGCGTGATTTCGCCCGAATTCCGCCAGCGCTATCTCTGCACGCCGGGGAAGGAAAACACCTTCGAATCACGCGCCATCGTGTTCGATGGTTCGGACGACTACCGCGATCGCATTAACGATCCCTCGCTGGATATCGACGAGAACTGCATGCTGGTCATACGCGGCGCGGGGCCGATCGGATGGCCCGGCTCGGCGGAGGTCGTCAACATGCAACCGCCGGATGCGCTGCTCAAACGTGGTGTGAACTGGTTGCCGACCTTGGGTGACGGCCGCCAGTCCGGAACCTCGGACAGCCCATCCATCCTCAACGCCTCGCCGGAAAGCGCGGTGGGCGGCGGCCTGGCCTACCTCCGCACCGGGGACATCGTGCGTGTGGACCTGAACGAAGGCGCCTGCAACATGCTGATCAGCGACGAGGAGCTGGCGAGGCGCAAGGCCGAAGGCATTCCGCCGTTACCGGCAAGCCAGACCCCGTGGCAGGAGTTGTACCGCGCCACTGTTGGCCAGTTGGAAACCGGTGCGTGTATGGAGTTGGCCCTCGGCTACCGTGACGTCGCGGGCAAGATGGCGCGTCACAATCACTGAGAGGGGCTGGCATCGACTGAGTGAAAGCATGTCGATGAAGAGCCGGGTTTCTAGGCGGCGGCCGGGCCGGGTGGCAGTGGGGGCCTGCCGGCGCTCATGCCGACTGACGTCCGGCGCAATGCCCTTCGGTCATCGCGCCCTACTTGATGAATCAAGTCGGATGTTGCTTTGCCCAAGGCGGACATGCTGTGTGCGTCACATCGCACAACTCCGCTACCAGATTTTGAACAATACGGACGGCCCAACCCGGGGCGACCGCCCGCAGCTTTTCGAGCGGGAGCTCACTGGAGCTCGCGTCAGCATCTTCGCTGGATCGCGGCCGCCCGTAGTTCCCGTGCATGAGTGCGTTTCTCGTATGGACTAGGGTACAGAATTGCTCCCACGACTTACTTGTCCCGAAATCCGGCGTTGCTTGTATCAGCCCGGCAGTCTTGAGGTTCTTTGGGACATTTTTCCAGCGCTCCAATATTCCTTGTCTCTGTTTGTCTGCGAAGAATTTTCGGCACTCTCGCACGTCGGCGAACACGGTGTCTCGTGTCCATTCCACGAGGAAACTCTCTGCTGCTGCCACTGAGAAAATGATCTCGTGTCTTCTCGCGTCCAGTCCCTCCCTTGTAAGCACAGAGACTGCATCTGCCATCCAGGAAGGCGCAAAAGTCTCGTGAAACCAAGCAGTGACAGTTGCTACTCCAAAGGCTTCCTCGGATGCAATGCCTCCGAGGCCTATGATTTGAACGCTTCGCTGCATATGTCGGACTTCTCCTATCTACGCTGGTAATTCTGGAGGCTCCGACCCGGGATACCGACGTGCCTCAGGGATTCAACTCACCAAGTTGATTGCCCGATGAATTTACCCGATCGGTCACGACGAAGCTGCTGGAGCTTCGTAAGCCGTCCTCGTTCTGAGCCATCCGTACGCACCCTTACTTCGCCCTTTGAGCGCCGGCCAGGTACGCCGCAAGAAGTCAATGCGCAGCGCTGATGTGCCAGGGTGCAAGGCGACGGGCCAACGCGCGCAGGCCGATCTCCAGCGCAAGCGCGACAAGCGCGATCAAGGCGATGCCGAGGATCACCACGTCAGTGACGAGGAACTGGGCGGCGGACTGGACCATGAAGCCCAGACCGCGCGTGGCGGCCACCAGTTCGGCCGCGACCAGCGTGGACCAGCCGGTGCCGAGCCCGATGCGGATGCCAGTCAGGATGTCGGGCAGCGCGCTGGGCAGGACCACGTGGCGGATCAGTTGCCAACGGGTGGCGCCCAGGGACTCCGCCGCGCGGATGCGGGTGCGGCTGACGCCACGCACGCCGTTGGCGGTGGAGATGGCGATCGGCGCGAAGATGGCGAGGTAGATCAGCAGCACCTTGGAGAGCTCGCCGATGCCAAGCCAGATGACGATCAGCGGCAGGTAGGCCAGCGGCGGCACCGGGCGGTAGATCTCGATCAAGGGGTCGAGCACGCCGCGTGCGACGCGGTTCAGGCCGATAGCCACGCCCACCGGGATCGCCAGCGCCGTGGCTGCGATCAGCGCCGCAAGCACCCGCCCGAGGCTGGCGGCCAGATGCTGCCATAGCGTGGCGTCCATGAAGCCCTGCGTCACCAGCAGCCAGGCCTTGCTCGCCACGGCCTGGGGCGAAGGCAGGAACAAGGGCGCGATCAGCCCGGCCGTGGTGACGGCCCACCAGATGATCAGCAGCGTCCCCAGGGTGATGCCACTGATCGCGCCGGTGGACAGCGGCGTGCGCGGCGCCGGGCCGACGGCACGCGTCGGGGCCTGCGGCGCATCGGCCAGCACGGGGGGCTGTTCGAGCGTGAATTCCAGCGGCGTCATGCGGCGAGCACCTCGCGTTGGGCGAACACGCGCGAGAGCACATGCTCGCGGGTCTCGATGAAGCGCGGGTCCGACTTGATTCTCCGTGCCGGCTCACCCGCCGCGTAGCGCTGGCCGAAGTCGAGCGCGAGGCGTTCGACAATGCGGCCGGGGCGCGGCGAGAGCAGGACCAGTTCGGTGGCGAGGAAGACCGCTTCCTCCAGGTCATGCGTGATGAGGAAGATCTGCTTGCCGGTGCGCGACCACACGCGTAGCAGCAGCTGCTGCATCTGTTCGCGCGTGAAGGCGTCCAGCGCCGCGAAGGGCTCGTCCAGCAAGAGCACGCGCGGATCGGCGGCGAGCCCGCGGGCCAAGCCCACGCGCTGGCGCATGCCGCCGGACAGCTGCCAGATCGGATGGCGCTCGAATCCGGTGAGATCCACCAGCTTCAGGATCTCCGCGGCCGCGCGCTCGCGCTCGGCGCGCGGCACGCCGCGCAACTGCAGGCCGAAGGCCACGTTGTTGATCACGTTCTGCCAGGGCAACAGCGCGTCGTCCTGGAACACCACGCCGCGTTCGGCCGAAGGGCCGTTGACCGGCCGACCGTCGAGCAGGACGCGCCCCTCGCTGGGCGCGAGGAAACCGGCGATCAGGTTCAGCAGGGTGGTCTTGCCGCAGCCCGAGGGGCCCAGCGCGACCACCAGCTCGCGCGGGCCGATGGCAAGCGAGACATCCTGCAGCGCCGCCTCACCCGGGCGGCTGCCCGGATAGCGCA is a genomic window of Niveibacterium sp. SC-1 containing:
- the tauC gene encoding taurine ABC transporter permease TauC codes for the protein MTPLEFTLEQPPVLADAPQAPTRAVGPAPRTPLSTGAISGITLGTLLIIWWAVTTAGLIAPLFLPSPQAVASKAWLLVTQGFMDATLWQHLAASLGRVLAALIAATALAIPVGVAIGLNRVARGVLDPLIEIYRPVPPLAYLPLIVIWLGIGELSKVLLIYLAIFAPIAISTANGVRGVSRTRIRAAESLGATRWQLIRHVVLPSALPDILTGIRIGLGTGWSTLVAAELVAATRGLGFMVQSAAQFLVTDVVILGIALIALVALALEIGLRALARRLAPWHISAAH
- the tauB gene encoding taurine ABC transporter ATP-binding subunit, translated to MLVDQVSVRYPGSRPGEAALQDVSLAIGPRELVVALGPSGCGKTTLLNLIAGFLAPSEGRVLLDGRPVNGPSAERGVVFQDDALLPWQNVINNVAFGLQLRGVPRAERERAAAEILKLVDLTGFERHPIWQLSGGMRQRVGLARGLAADPRVLLLDEPFAALDAFTREQMQQLLLRVWSRTGKQIFLITHDLEEAVFLATELVLLSPRPGRIVERLALDFGQRYAAGEPARRIKSDPRFIETREHVLSRVFAQREVLAA